The Opitutales bacterium ASA1 genome window below encodes:
- a CDS encoding dihydroorotate dehydrogenase-like protein, whose amino-acid sequence MNLETKYLGLTLKNPLMPGASPLVDNLDTARNLEDAGAGAIVMHSLFEEQAIQDQWSSFQLSEGTSDSFAEATSFFPKQEDYHLGPEQYLEQIRKLKEALGIPVIASLNGTRIGGWIDYAKNIQQAGADAIELNVYYLATDPSESADDVESRTLDILRAVRSAVSIPIAVKLSPFYSSLAHFAAQIDALGTNGIVLFNRFYQPDIDPDALETVPKLELSSSAELRLRLRWLGVLFGTVRCSLACSGGVHRAVDAIKAIMAGADAVQCVSSLLHFGPKHLSMMLDSMRYWMEEREYASLDQMRGSMSLRHCPDPAAYERANYLKVLQIWKV is encoded by the coding sequence ATGAATTTGGAGACCAAATACCTCGGGCTGACCCTCAAGAACCCGCTCATGCCCGGTGCCTCCCCGCTGGTCGACAACCTCGACACCGCACGAAACCTCGAAGACGCCGGCGCCGGAGCGATCGTCATGCACTCGCTCTTCGAGGAACAGGCGATCCAAGACCAATGGTCTTCCTTCCAACTCTCGGAGGGCACCAGCGACTCCTTCGCCGAAGCCACCTCGTTCTTCCCCAAACAGGAAGACTACCACCTCGGCCCCGAACAATACTTGGAGCAGATTCGCAAGCTCAAGGAGGCGCTCGGCATTCCCGTCATCGCATCGCTCAACGGCACCCGCATCGGCGGTTGGATCGACTACGCCAAGAACATACAGCAGGCCGGAGCCGACGCCATCGAACTCAACGTCTACTACCTCGCCACCGATCCGTCGGAATCCGCCGACGACGTCGAATCTCGCACCCTCGACATCCTCCGGGCGGTTCGCAGCGCCGTTTCCATTCCCATCGCCGTCAAGCTCTCGCCCTTCTACTCGTCGCTCGCCCACTTCGCCGCTCAGATCGACGCCTTGGGGACGAACGGCATCGTCCTCTTCAACCGCTTCTATCAACCCGACATAGATCCCGACGCTCTCGAAACCGTGCCCAAACTCGAGCTCTCCAGCTCGGCCGAGCTTCGCCTCCGTTTGCGCTGGCTCGGCGTCCTCTTCGGCACGGTCCGTTGCTCGCTCGCCTGCAGCGGTGGCGTCCACCGAGCCGTCGACGCGATCAAGGCGATCATGGCCGGCGCCGACGCCGTCCAATGTGTCTCGTCGCTCCTGCACTTCGGCCCGAAGCACCTCAGCATGATGCTCGACAGCATGCGCTACTGGATGGAAGAGCGCGAGTACGCCTCCCTCGACCAGATGCGCGGCAGTATGAGCCTCCGACATTGCCCCGACCCCGCTGCCTACGAGCGCGCGAACTACCTCAAAGTCCTGCAAATCTGGAAGGTCTGA
- the nifJ gene encoding pyruvate:ferredoxin (flavodoxin) oxidoreductase, whose product MKAPDSQKASAVTLDANEAVASVAYRMNEIFAIYPITPSSPMAEYCDEWAAQGMKNLWGDVPQVVEMQSEGGAAGLLHGSLQGGALSSTFTASQGLLLMIPNFYKIAGELTPCAVHVTARTLATHALSIFGDHSDVMACRQTGWAMLVSNSVQEAQDMAAVAHAATLRSRVPIIHFFDGFRTSHEVNKIVPVSDEALRALIDPAALQAFRERRLTPDKPVVRGTAQNPDAFFQAREACNGFYDATPAAVAEVMREFAAQTGRSYSLFEYEGHPEAEQVVVVMGSGAETVADTVNWMCARGEKVGVIKVRLYRPFAVRDFAAILPASTKTLVVLDRTKEPGAPGEPLFLDVLSALDEADVEGWLKTDRRPRVIGGRYGLSSKEFTPGMVMAVFAEGRKASPRRIFTVGINDDVTRLSLDFDAAVDIEPESVRRAVFFGLGSDGTVGANKNTIKIIGEETDLNAQGYFVYDSKKSGAITISHLRFGPKPIRSPYLISQADFVACHQFSFLEYYDVLSYAAPGAVLLLNAPGAASTVWKRLPLEVQQAIRDKKLKLYSIDAFDVARRSGMGGRINTVMQVCFFALSGVLPPKEAIDCIKHSIEKTYGRKGTEVVRKNFEAVDNTLAALFEVAIPSDAADGIPLPPIVSLEAPDFVQRVTATMLKGKGDMLPVSAFPVDGTWPTATACWEKRNLASEIPVWDPAVCIQCNKCVLICPHSAIRAKFYTPDALEGAPETFKSTPFKSRENPGTHYTLQVAPEDCTGCSLCVAVCPAKNKADPRSKAINMQPQPPLRMAERENYKFFLGIPNPDRTLIKAEVKASQFLEPLFEYSGACNGCGETPYVKLLTQLYGDRAVIANATGCSSIYGGNLPTTPYTVDANGRGPAWSNSLFEDNAEFGTGIRYALDHLQLRARSLVTQLAPQIGDDLVRDLLVDGYLDEAAIAVRRKQVAALREKLSGLRLAIAEELSRLADHLVPKSLWIVGGDGWAYDIGFGGLDHVFTLNRNVNILVLDTEVYSNTGGQRSKSTPLGATAKFSVGGKEAPKKDLGLIAMSYGGVYVARIAMGAKDTQTLNAFREAESYDGPSLILAYSHCIAHGYNLVLGAEQQKLAVDSGHWPLYRFDPRKRASGENPLTLDSAAPKTTLAKYRQNELRFRTLEKIDPVKAKAFADHAEHIARARYDSYQQMAAMSVLQPASAPTTADASGGTSANGSQS is encoded by the coding sequence GTGAAAGCTCCTGATTCGCAAAAAGCTTCGGCTGTCACCCTCGATGCAAACGAAGCGGTCGCCTCGGTGGCGTACCGCATGAACGAGATCTTCGCCATTTACCCCATCACGCCGTCGTCGCCCATGGCCGAGTATTGCGACGAATGGGCCGCACAAGGGATGAAGAACCTGTGGGGCGACGTCCCGCAAGTCGTGGAAATGCAGTCGGAAGGCGGTGCCGCGGGCCTGTTGCACGGCTCGCTGCAAGGCGGCGCGCTCTCGTCCACCTTCACGGCCTCGCAAGGGCTGTTGTTGATGATCCCCAACTTCTACAAGATCGCCGGCGAGCTCACGCCCTGCGCGGTCCACGTCACCGCCCGCACGCTCGCCACGCACGCGCTCTCGATCTTCGGCGATCACTCCGACGTCATGGCCTGCCGCCAGACCGGCTGGGCCATGCTCGTGTCCAACTCGGTGCAGGAAGCTCAGGACATGGCTGCCGTCGCCCACGCCGCGACGCTGCGCTCCCGCGTTCCGATCATCCATTTCTTCGACGGCTTCCGCACGTCGCACGAAGTCAACAAGATCGTCCCGGTCTCCGACGAAGCGCTGCGCGCGTTGATCGACCCCGCGGCTCTTCAGGCCTTCAGGGAACGGCGACTCACGCCGGACAAGCCGGTCGTGCGCGGCACCGCGCAGAACCCGGACGCGTTCTTCCAAGCCCGCGAAGCCTGCAACGGTTTCTACGATGCCACCCCGGCCGCAGTCGCCGAAGTGATGCGCGAGTTCGCCGCGCAGACCGGTCGGTCGTACTCACTTTTCGAATACGAAGGTCACCCCGAAGCCGAGCAAGTCGTCGTCGTCATGGGTTCCGGGGCGGAGACCGTCGCCGACACCGTGAACTGGATGTGCGCCCGCGGCGAGAAGGTCGGCGTGATCAAGGTCCGCCTCTACCGCCCCTTCGCCGTCCGCGATTTCGCGGCGATTCTCCCTGCGTCGACGAAGACTCTCGTGGTGCTCGATCGCACCAAAGAGCCCGGCGCGCCGGGTGAACCCCTGTTCCTCGACGTCCTCTCCGCCCTCGACGAAGCCGATGTGGAAGGCTGGTTGAAAACCGACCGCCGACCCCGCGTGATCGGCGGTCGCTACGGCCTCAGCTCGAAGGAATTCACCCCCGGCATGGTCATGGCCGTGTTCGCCGAAGGTCGCAAAGCCTCGCCCCGCCGTATCTTCACCGTCGGCATCAACGACGACGTCACCCGCCTCTCGCTCGACTTCGACGCCGCCGTCGACATCGAGCCCGAAAGCGTCCGCCGCGCCGTCTTCTTCGGACTCGGTTCGGACGGGACGGTCGGCGCCAACAAGAACACGATCAAAATCATCGGCGAAGAAACCGACCTCAACGCTCAGGGCTACTTCGTCTACGACTCCAAGAAGTCGGGCGCGATCACCATCTCGCACCTTCGTTTCGGTCCCAAGCCGATCCGCTCCCCCTACCTGATCTCGCAGGCCGATTTCGTCGCCTGCCACCAGTTCAGTTTCCTCGAATACTACGACGTCCTCTCCTACGCCGCACCGGGTGCCGTGCTCTTGCTCAACGCCCCCGGTGCCGCGAGCACGGTGTGGAAGCGCCTCCCACTCGAAGTCCAGCAAGCGATACGCGACAAGAAACTGAAACTCTACTCCATCGACGCCTTCGACGTCGCTCGTCGCAGTGGCATGGGCGGCCGCATCAACACCGTGATGCAGGTCTGCTTCTTCGCTCTCTCAGGAGTACTGCCGCCCAAGGAAGCCATCGACTGCATCAAACACTCGATCGAGAAGACCTACGGCCGCAAAGGCACCGAGGTCGTTCGCAAGAACTTCGAGGCGGTCGACAACACCCTCGCCGCCCTCTTCGAAGTCGCCATCCCCTCCGACGCCGCCGACGGCATACCTCTACCGCCGATCGTCTCGCTCGAGGCTCCGGATTTCGTGCAGCGCGTCACCGCGACGATGCTCAAAGGCAAGGGCGACATGCTCCCCGTCAGCGCCTTCCCCGTCGACGGCACGTGGCCCACCGCCACCGCCTGCTGGGAGAAACGCAACCTCGCTTCCGAGATTCCTGTTTGGGATCCCGCCGTTTGCATCCAGTGCAACAAGTGTGTGCTCATCTGCCCGCACTCCGCCATCCGCGCCAAATTCTACACGCCCGACGCGCTCGAAGGAGCTCCGGAGACGTTCAAGTCCACGCCCTTCAAGTCACGGGAAAACCCGGGCACGCACTACACGCTGCAGGTCGCACCCGAAGACTGCACCGGCTGCAGCCTCTGCGTCGCCGTCTGCCCGGCCAAGAACAAGGCCGACCCTCGCAGCAAGGCGATCAACATGCAGCCGCAGCCCCCGCTGCGCATGGCCGAACGGGAGAACTACAAGTTCTTCCTCGGCATCCCCAACCCCGACCGCACGCTGATCAAAGCCGAGGTGAAAGCCTCCCAGTTCCTCGAGCCTCTTTTCGAATACTCCGGGGCCTGCAACGGCTGCGGCGAGACGCCCTACGTCAAGCTCCTCACCCAGCTCTACGGCGATCGCGCCGTCATCGCCAACGCCACTGGATGCTCGTCCATTTACGGAGGCAACCTCCCCACCACGCCCTACACGGTCGACGCCAACGGTCGCGGCCCTGCGTGGTCCAATTCCCTCTTCGAAGACAACGCCGAGTTCGGCACCGGCATCCGCTACGCCCTCGACCACCTCCAACTCCGCGCCCGCTCGCTCGTCACGCAACTCGCCCCGCAGATCGGCGACGATCTCGTCCGTGACCTGCTCGTCGACGGCTACTTGGACGAGGCCGCCATCGCGGTCCGGCGCAAACAAGTCGCGGCCCTGCGCGAGAAGCTCTCGGGGCTCCGTCTCGCGATCGCCGAGGAACTCTCGCGTCTCGCCGATCACCTCGTCCCCAAGAGCCTCTGGATCGTCGGTGGCGACGGTTGGGCCTACGACATCGGCTTCGGCGGCCTCGACCACGTGTTCACCCTCAACCGCAACGTGAACATCCTCGTCCTCGACACCGAGGTCTACTCCAACACCGGAGGTCAGCGCTCGAAGTCCACGCCGCTCGGTGCGACCGCGAAGTTCAGCGTCGGCGGAAAGGAAGCACCGAAGAAGGACCTCGGCCTAATCGCCATGAGCTACGGCGGCGTCTACGTCGCCCGCATCGCCATGGGCGCGAAGGACACTCAAACGCTGAACGCCTTCCGCGAAGCCGAGTCCTACGACGGTCCTTCCCTCATCCTCGCTTACAGCCATTGCATCGCTCACGGCTACAACCTCGTCCTCGGCGCCGAGCAACAAAAGCTCGCCGTCGACTCCGGTCACTGGCCGCTCTATCGCTTCGATCCACGCAAGCGTGCCTCCGGTGAGAACCCCCTCACGCTCGACTCCGCGGCCCCGAAGACGACCCTGGCGAAGTACCGGCAAAACGAACTGCGTTTCCGCACGCTGGAGAAGATCGATCCGGTCAAAGCCAAGGCTTTCGCCGACCACGCCGAGCACATCGCGCGAGCTCGATACGACAGCTACCAACAGATGGCGGCGATGAGCGTGCTGCAACCGGCCTCCGCCCCCACCACCGCGGACGCCTCCGGCGGCACCTCGGCGAACGGATCGCAAAGCTGA
- a CDS encoding SulP family inorganic anion transporter, with the protein MQPGPWKRCAQWVPLFDRLRRYRRSDLRHDARAALNVALLDFPQAMAYALIAGLPVQTGLYSSALGSITSPFFASSRFLLVGPTNATAVLLLSALATLGIPEEQRLVVLPLLVVMVAAVFFLAAALNAGVIVKYISRSVVTGYVTAAGCLIIVHQVRHVLGVDLPRDPTLPGTLWNTLSALPLTDPASLIAGGASLGLFHLLKRRWPSLPAVAITLVAMTSVCAAASTFLHIEFRTLGAFSAAEWPVSVPILDAELFARLASPALAIAFLAFLESASIAKTLAARSGDSLDVRRQLVSLGAANAVCAFGSGMPVSGSPTRSTVNWASGARTPLASILSGILLVVGIFTLGPLIAHIPRAVLAALVISVGIALIDPVAIRTTLRTTRADALTFAVTAIGGLLLPLDTAVFAGVVTSLLLFLHKVAQPRLVEYAFNDRGELAEKSEAASRTIPAVSIVHVEGDLFFGSADLFLEQMRLLVQTENLKVVLLRLRNAHNLDATSAMAIADLVRFARGRGREVVVSGLQPEVETVFARAGLLELIGEKNLFRYTPQNVTLATRDALRRAQEIIGREKADIILFATPKTPEN; encoded by the coding sequence ATGCAACCGGGCCCGTGGAAACGCTGTGCGCAGTGGGTGCCGCTCTTCGATCGGCTCCGCCGCTATCGCCGATCCGATCTGCGGCACGACGCGCGCGCCGCCCTGAATGTCGCCCTCTTGGACTTCCCGCAGGCGATGGCCTACGCCCTCATCGCCGGCCTTCCGGTGCAGACCGGCCTGTATTCATCCGCTCTGGGCTCGATCACCAGTCCGTTCTTCGCGAGTTCCCGGTTCCTGCTCGTGGGCCCGACGAACGCGACGGCGGTCCTTCTGCTCTCCGCACTCGCGACACTCGGTATTCCGGAAGAACAACGCCTCGTCGTTCTACCGTTGCTCGTCGTCATGGTGGCCGCGGTGTTTTTCCTCGCCGCCGCACTCAACGCCGGCGTGATCGTGAAGTACATCTCCCGCAGCGTCGTCACGGGATACGTCACCGCCGCGGGTTGCCTGATCATCGTCCACCAAGTGCGACACGTCCTCGGCGTGGACCTGCCGCGCGATCCCACACTGCCCGGCACGCTTTGGAACACGCTTTCCGCACTGCCGCTCACCGACCCCGCTTCGCTCATCGCGGGGGGAGCGAGCCTCGGCCTGTTTCACCTCCTCAAGCGCCGCTGGCCCTCGCTCCCGGCCGTCGCGATCACGCTCGTCGCGATGACCTCCGTGTGCGCCGCGGCGAGCACATTCCTGCACATCGAGTTTCGCACTTTGGGTGCGTTTTCCGCCGCCGAATGGCCTGTGAGCGTACCGATCCTCGACGCCGAGCTGTTCGCCCGATTGGCCAGTCCGGCGCTCGCGATCGCATTTCTCGCGTTCCTGGAGAGTGCCTCGATCGCGAAGACACTCGCCGCGCGCTCCGGCGACTCGCTCGATGTCCGCCGACAGCTCGTCAGCCTCGGTGCCGCCAACGCCGTGTGCGCGTTCGGCTCGGGTATGCCCGTATCCGGCTCCCCCACGCGCTCCACCGTCAATTGGGCGAGCGGTGCGCGCACGCCCCTCGCCAGCATACTGAGCGGTATTCTCTTGGTGGTAGGCATCTTCACCCTCGGTCCGCTCATCGCGCACATCCCGCGCGCCGTCCTCGCCGCGTTGGTCATCTCCGTGGGCATCGCGTTGATCGATCCGGTCGCGATCCGCACGACGCTGCGAACCACCCGAGCGGACGCGCTCACGTTTGCCGTCACGGCGATCGGTGGGCTGCTGCTGCCGCTCGACACCGCCGTCTTCGCCGGCGTGGTCACGTCCCTCCTGCTCTTTCTCCACAAAGTCGCACAACCCCGCCTCGTCGAGTACGCCTTCAACGACCGCGGCGAACTGGCCGAGAAATCCGAGGCCGCGTCGCGAACGATCCCGGCCGTTTCGATCGTCCACGTCGAAGGCGATCTCTTCTTCGGCTCCGCAGATCTCTTCCTCGAGCAGATGCGCCTGCTCGTGCAGACCGAGAACCTCAAGGTCGTGCTCCTGCGCTTGCGCAACGCCCACAACCTCGACGCCACCAGCGCCATGGCGATCGCAGATCTCGTCCGCTTCGCCCGCGGTCGCGGCCGAGAGGTCGTCGTGAGCGGTCTCCAACCCGAAGTCGAGACGGTCTTCGCACGCGCCGGCCTCCTCGAGCTGATCGGCGAAAAGAACCTCTTCCGCTACACACCGCAGAACGTGACACTCGCCACACGCGACGCGCTCCGCCGCGCCCAAGAGATCATCGGTCGCGAGAAGGCAGACATCATTCTCTTCGCTACGCCGAAGACGCCGGAAAACTGA